A genomic region of Capra hircus breed San Clemente chromosome 19, ASM170441v1, whole genome shotgun sequence contains the following coding sequences:
- the LOC108638254 gene encoding uncharacterized protein LOC108638254, translating into MPPLRDAAWGKPSASALSLSSAWKVGGRIHQEARRGRSRNPRRAGAESWVFAGEMKVSVQLAYKVPVLGPQDRRLLLAPRRFLLGGRELGSQGGAGTRAGPHLAGPHRRRGGGARSPRVVCGRFEGSLRLAGAVGTHSEVRVGPCGRLVSSGWSRILAAADLEGRERRRPAFSPAEPIRLRGPALLGFPEPPP; encoded by the coding sequence ATGCCGCCTTTGAGGGATGCCGCTTGGGGAAAACCCAGCGcctcagctctctctctctcaagcgCGTGGAAAGTGGGCGGCCGGATCCACCAGGAAGCCCGTCGGGGGCGCAGCCGGAATCCGAGACGCGCGGGAGCTGAGAGCTGGGTCTTTGCGGGCGAGATGAAGGTGTCGGTTCAACTGGCCTACAAAGTCCCAGTCCTCGGCCCCCAGGACCGACGGCTCCTCCTCGCCCCTCGCCGTTTTCTCCTGGGCGGACGCGAGCTCGGCTCCCAAGGCGGGGCGGGGACCCGGGCCGGGCCGCACCTCGCGGGTCCACACCGGAGACGGGGTGGCGGGGCGCGCTCGCCGCGGGTTGTGTGTGGAAGGTTCGAGGGATCCCTGCGCTTGGCAGGAGCGGTGGGAACGCACTCAGAGGTTCGAGTTGGTCCCTGCGGGCGGTTGGTGTCCTCCGGGTGGAGCCGGATCCTGGCCGCGGCCGacctggagggaagggagagacgGCGCCCCGCTTTCTCCCCGGCCGAGCCGATTCGCCTACGGGGCCCTGCCCTGCTGGGCTTTCCGGAGCCTCCACCTTGA